One region of Lathamus discolor isolate bLatDis1 chromosome 2, bLatDis1.hap1, whole genome shotgun sequence genomic DNA includes:
- the GBX1 gene encoding homeobox protein GBX-1: MDESRGRHPRPPSLPSPPLRGPARPPRGGAGGRAAPSAPPLRRAEPANGRAGGSSRRAPEPTGGGGSGPGPGPGPRQRRGPAAARRVGGGPSSPESWCRLSRRRPLAMQRPSGQGTAFSIDSLIGTPPPRSGHLLYTGYPMFMPYRPLVLPQALSHAPLQSGLPPLAPLASFAGRLTNTFCASLGQAVPSMVALTTALPSFSEPPDGFYPPQELPPPRANPDAGCRRGAEGLEAEELPPGRDKGPPEPPLHFPDPFPGLTDGKAYSSDEEKLEVKSAATPCSEREEESSAGDSEEEPFLDGTAAAALGAKSKGKGGPAAEQTPPGSGAGKSRRRRTAFTSEQLLELEKEFHCKKYLSLTERSQIAHALKLSEVQVKIWFQNRRAKWKRIKAGNVSNRSGEPVRNPKIVVPIPVHVNRFAVRSQHQQIEQGARP; this comes from the exons ATGGATGAGAGCAGAGGGCGACACCCCCGCCcgccttcccttccctcccctcccctccgcggcccggcccggcccccccgcggcggggcgggcgggcgggcggctcCGAGCGCGCCTCCACTCCGCCGCGCCGAGCCAGCGaacgggcgggcgggcggcagcTCTCGCCGGGCGCCGGAGCCCACGGGAGGCGGCGGgagcgggccggggccggggccagGGCcgcggcagcggcggggcccggcggcggcgcggcgaGTTGGCGGCGGCCCGAGCTCGCCGGAAAGTTGGTGCCGGCTGAGCCGGCGGCGCCCGCTCGCCATGCAGAGACCCAGCGGCCAGGGGACCGCCTTCTCCATCGACTCGCTCATCGGGACGCCGCCGCCGCGGTCCGGGCACCTGCTCTATACCGGGTACCCTATGTTCATGCCGTATCGGCCGCTGGTGCTGCCGCAGGCGCTGTCCCACGCGCCCCTGCAGTCGGGGCTGCCGCCGCTGGCGCCGCTGGCCTCCTTTGCCGGCCGCCTCACCAACACCTTCTGCGCCAGCCTGGGCCAGGCCGTGCCCTCAATGGTGGCTCTCACCACGGCCCTGCCCAGCTTCTCCGAGCCCCCCGACGGCTTCTACCCGCCGCAGGAGCTGCCTCCACCACGTGCCAACCCCGACGCCGGCTGCCGGCGGGGAGCCGAGGGTCTAGAGGCGGAGGAGCTGCCCCCGGGGCGCGACAAGGGACCGCCCGAGCCGCCACTGCACTTCCCGGACCCCTTCCCTGGCCTGACAG ACGGGAAGGCGTACAGCTCGGACGAGGAGAAGCTGGAGGTGAAGTCGGCGGCCACGCCGTGCAGCGAGCGGGAGGAGGAGAGCTCGGCGGGCGACAGCGAGGAGGAGCCCTTCCTGGACGGGACTGCCGCCGCCGCGCTGGGCGCCAAGAGCAAAGGCAAGGgcggccccgcggccgagcAGACCCCGCCGGGCTCCGGGGCCGGGAAGAGCCGGCGACGGCGCACGGCCTTCACCAGcgagcagctgctggagctggagaaggagtTCCACTGCAAGAAGTACCTGAGCCTGACAGAGCGCTCGCAGATCGCGCACGCCCTGAAGCTGAGCGAGGTGCAGGTGAAGATCTGGTTCCAGAACCGCCGCGCCAAGTGGAAACGCATCAAGGCGGGCAACGTGAGCAACCGCTCGGGCGAGCCCGTCCGCAACCCCAAGATCGTGGTGCCCATCCCGGTGCACGTCAACCGCTTCGCCGTGCGCAGCCAGCACCAGCAGATCGAACAGGGCGCCCGGCCCTGA